Proteins co-encoded in one uncultured Draconibacterium sp. genomic window:
- a CDS encoding Ig-like domain-containing domain — protein sequence MKLKGKLPFFIVAMMAWVVIISSCANMGMPAGGPRDSVPPVLLETSPEYRALNFDKDNVRFTFNEYLQTDKISEQLVISPPLEKRPLIKTKSKTLIVEFNEDLKDSVTYSLDFKNSIVDNNEQNPLKNLRFSFSTGPEYDSLRVAGRVINAFNLEPNEDGSLLVLHSNLHDSAVFRVRPDYIAKTDEDGLFMIDNIAAGTYNLFAINDMNNDLMYNEGAEEIAFLDTLVIPEAHFHAEADTVVSGVDSMLVLGHTHFSPEPFYMRYAMEDVFEQYVESTERPSRNKCLFEFNESIADTFSVNLIDHEATSDWQLFEYGQKKDSVLMWITDTMISRYDSLYMQLCYTQLDSAGMPYVQNDTVLMHYADPKVEPEKKRRKRGKEDDDEGDAKPEPIPQFSWQTDLPSTMELNGVIRFVSPEPVESFNTSMVKMYHTTDTLKTALPINVKEDTTEYRSYSIHYDWEPQTEYSIEIDSAACVNIFGITSKAYSKSFKTREEDYYGSLEFDFSNVKMPMVVQILKNNEEEEVLRQKSFTENGAVLFEYLAPKKYKVKVIYDANGNGKWDAGSFQDKVQPERVAYVQEVIKLRSNWSESHSWDLTPDPLFSKNVRDKEEEERKRKEALEKQQKEEEEQRNNSMIRPGNSVTGGFQRR from the coding sequence ATGAAGTTAAAGGGAAAACTACCGTTTTTTATTGTTGCAATGATGGCCTGGGTTGTCATTATTTCATCGTGCGCCAATATGGGGATGCCAGCCGGAGGACCACGCGACTCGGTGCCGCCGGTTTTGCTGGAAACCAGCCCGGAATACCGCGCATTGAATTTTGATAAAGACAATGTTAGATTTACATTCAACGAATATTTGCAAACGGACAAAATATCGGAGCAACTGGTAATTTCGCCTCCTTTGGAGAAGCGTCCGTTGATAAAAACCAAATCGAAGACCCTGATCGTAGAATTCAACGAGGATTTAAAGGACAGCGTTACCTATTCGCTCGATTTTAAAAATTCGATTGTAGATAATAACGAGCAAAACCCGCTTAAAAACCTGCGTTTTTCGTTTAGCACCGGGCCCGAATACGATTCGTTGCGGGTGGCTGGGCGCGTAATAAATGCCTTTAATCTTGAGCCAAATGAAGATGGTTCGTTGTTGGTATTACATTCAAATCTACACGATTCAGCCGTGTTCAGGGTGCGCCCCGATTACATTGCAAAAACTGATGAGGACGGTTTGTTTATGATCGATAATATTGCTGCAGGAACTTATAATTTGTTTGCCATTAACGACATGAACAACGATTTGATGTATAACGAAGGAGCAGAGGAAATTGCCTTTCTGGATACATTGGTAATTCCTGAAGCGCATTTTCATGCTGAAGCTGACACAGTGGTTAGCGGCGTTGATTCAATGCTGGTATTGGGGCATACACATTTTTCTCCCGAGCCGTTTTATATGCGCTATGCGATGGAAGATGTTTTTGAGCAGTATGTTGAATCGACCGAACGCCCGAGTCGGAATAAATGTTTGTTCGAGTTCAACGAATCGATTGCCGATACGTTTTCTGTAAACCTTATTGATCATGAAGCAACAAGTGACTGGCAACTTTTTGAATATGGGCAGAAAAAAGATTCGGTACTGATGTGGATAACTGATACAATGATTTCGCGCTACGACTCGCTTTATATGCAGTTATGCTATACGCAGCTGGATTCAGCCGGGATGCCCTACGTACAAAACGACACGGTTTTAATGCATTATGCCGACCCCAAGGTGGAACCGGAGAAGAAGAGACGAAAACGAGGAAAAGAAGATGATGATGAAGGAGATGCGAAGCCGGAACCAATACCACAGTTTAGCTGGCAAACCGATCTGCCATCGACCATGGAGCTGAATGGAGTGATTCGCTTTGTTTCGCCCGAACCTGTTGAAAGCTTTAATACTTCGATGGTGAAGATGTACCATACGACTGATACATTAAAAACTGCCCTGCCTATAAATGTAAAAGAGGACACTACGGAATACCGCAGTTACTCGATTCATTACGATTGGGAGCCACAAACAGAATACAGCATCGAAATCGACTCGGCAGCATGCGTAAATATTTTTGGAATTACCAGCAAGGCCTATTCTAAAAGTTTTAAAACACGCGAAGAAGATTATTACGGAAGTCTGGAATTTGATTTCTCGAATGTTAAGATGCCGATGGTTGTACAGATTCTGAAAAATAACGAGGAAGAGGAGGTGTTGCGTCAAAAATCCTTTACCGAAAATGGCGCGGTGTTGTTTGAATATCTGGCGCCCAAGAAGTACAAAGTAAAAGTAATTTACGATGCCAATGGAAACGGCAAATGGGATGCCGGAAGTTTTCAGGACAAAGTGCAGCCCGAACGTGTGGCCTATGTACAGGAAGTGATTAAATTGCGCTCGAACTGGAGCGAAAGTCACAGCTGGGATTTAACGCCCGATCCGCTTTTCAGCAAAAATGTTCGCGATAAGGAAGAAGAAGAACGGAAGCGGAAAGAAGCACTGGAGAAACAACAAAAAGAAGAGGAAGAGCAACGAAATAATAGTATGATCCGACCGGGAAACAGCGTTACCGGTGGTTTTCAACGGAGATAA
- the rnr gene encoding ribonuclease R yields MGRKKKNKLPKKKRGGTYNKKKLKNAILSTLYENPGKTVNYRQISGSLSIKDPETRKLINVALQELADDGYVDQISRGKFKLKARTGKVTGIIEMQPQGFAYVISDELEQPAVVSSRNLNHAMEGDKVRIHVYARRKKHDLEGEVTEILERAKTIFVGTVQTTKNFAFLIPSGKVGFDIFIPKEKLNGAKDGQKAIAEIKDWPQNARSPFGEIIEVLGDTGDNDAEMHAILAEFELPHKFPKNVDKAAEKIPLEIPKEEIKKRRDMRKTTTFTIDPADAKDFDDALSLKKLDNGNWEVGVHIADVTHYVRPNTIIENEAQDRATSVYLVDRVVPMLPERLSNGVCSLRPNEDKLCFSAVFEITDDAKVKKQWFGKTAIHSDRRFTYEEAQKIIETGEGDFSEEVLKLNELSIKLRDERFNSGSIAFERVEMKFDIDEKGKPVSVSFKESKESNHLIEEFMLLANKKVAEFIGKVPEKKTPKTFVYRIHDKPDPDKLSSFNTFIKRFGHGIQMSTPRAISTSLNKLLTEVKGKNEQNVVETLAIRTMAKAAYSTRNIGHYGLSFDYYTHFTSPIRRYPDMMVHRLLEKYLDGARSVNEQKYEGLCKHSSDMEAKAANAERASIKYKQVEFMQDHIGKTYPGTISGVTDWGIYVELENKIEGMIPIAQMDDDFYIFDEKNYALVGRHSHKSFQLGEKINVRVWRTNLERKQLDFRLAEQEKG; encoded by the coding sequence ATGGGAAGAAAGAAAAAGAATAAGCTGCCCAAAAAGAAACGCGGCGGCACATACAACAAGAAAAAACTAAAAAACGCCATACTTTCAACGCTTTACGAAAACCCCGGCAAGACAGTTAATTACCGCCAGATATCAGGCTCGTTGAGTATCAAAGACCCGGAAACACGCAAATTGATTAACGTTGCTCTTCAGGAATTGGCCGACGATGGTTACGTTGATCAGATATCGCGGGGAAAATTTAAACTGAAAGCACGCACCGGAAAAGTTACGGGTATTATTGAAATGCAGCCACAGGGTTTTGCCTACGTCATTAGCGACGAGTTGGAGCAACCGGCTGTTGTCTCATCGCGAAACCTAAACCACGCCATGGAAGGCGACAAAGTACGAATCCATGTTTATGCTCGTAGAAAGAAACACGATCTGGAAGGCGAAGTAACCGAGATACTGGAACGGGCAAAAACAATATTTGTAGGAACAGTACAAACCACCAAAAATTTCGCTTTTTTAATTCCTTCAGGGAAAGTTGGGTTTGATATTTTTATTCCGAAAGAAAAACTAAACGGGGCAAAAGACGGGCAAAAAGCCATTGCCGAAATTAAAGACTGGCCACAAAATGCGCGTAGCCCCTTTGGCGAAATTATTGAAGTACTGGGCGATACCGGCGATAACGATGCTGAAATGCACGCTATTCTGGCAGAGTTTGAACTGCCACACAAATTCCCGAAAAATGTAGATAAGGCTGCTGAAAAAATTCCGCTGGAAATTCCGAAAGAAGAGATTAAAAAGCGGCGTGATATGCGCAAAACCACCACATTTACCATCGACCCGGCTGACGCTAAAGATTTTGATGATGCATTGTCGTTGAAAAAACTTGACAACGGAAACTGGGAAGTTGGTGTACACATTGCCGATGTTACGCATTACGTGCGGCCAAATACCATTATTGAAAACGAGGCACAAGACCGCGCTACATCTGTTTACCTGGTCGACAGGGTAGTTCCAATGCTTCCCGAGCGCTTATCGAACGGTGTTTGTTCGCTTCGTCCAAACGAGGATAAATTGTGTTTTTCTGCCGTTTTTGAAATTACCGATGATGCAAAAGTGAAAAAACAGTGGTTTGGAAAAACAGCCATCCACTCCGACCGGCGATTTACCTACGAAGAAGCGCAAAAGATTATAGAAACTGGTGAGGGCGATTTTTCGGAAGAAGTGCTAAAACTCAACGAACTGTCGATAAAATTGCGCGACGAGCGTTTCAATAGCGGATCGATTGCTTTTGAACGCGTAGAAATGAAATTTGATATTGATGAGAAAGGAAAACCAGTCTCTGTATCGTTTAAAGAATCGAAAGAATCGAACCACCTGATTGAGGAATTTATGTTGCTGGCTAACAAAAAAGTAGCTGAATTTATTGGCAAAGTTCCGGAAAAGAAAACACCAAAAACCTTTGTTTACCGTATTCACGACAAACCCGATCCAGACAAACTTTCGTCGTTCAACACGTTTATCAAACGCTTTGGTCACGGCATTCAAATGTCTACTCCACGTGCCATTTCTACTTCGCTAAATAAATTACTTACCGAAGTAAAAGGCAAAAACGAGCAAAATGTGGTAGAAACGCTGGCCATCCGAACAATGGCAAAAGCAGCGTATTCAACCCGAAACATTGGACACTACGGACTGTCGTTTGATTATTATACACACTTTACCTCGCCAATCAGGCGCTACCCTGATATGATGGTGCACCGCCTGCTGGAAAAATACTTAGACGGAGCACGCTCGGTTAATGAGCAAAAATACGAGGGGCTTTGTAAACACTCGTCCGACATGGAAGCCAAAGCAGCCAATGCCGAACGCGCGTCGATAAAGTATAAGCAAGTGGAGTTTATGCAAGATCATATTGGCAAAACATATCCGGGAACGATTTCGGGTGTTACCGATTGGGGAATTTACGTGGAGCTGGAAAATAAAATTGAAGGCATGATTCCGATTGCACAAATGGATGATGATTTTTATATTTTCGATGAAAAAAATTATGCGCTCGTGGGTCGTCATTCGCATAAAAGTTTTCAGTTAGGCGAAAAAATAAATGTACGTGTCTGGCGCACCAATCTTGAAAGGAAACAGCTTGACTTCAGACTGGCAGAGCAGGAGAAAGGCTAG
- a CDS encoding TetR/AcrR family transcriptional regulator has product MQNSTETANKKDVNRENILKIAREIFSKYGYKKTTLDDIANAVRKGKSSLYYYFKSKEDLFQAVIMKEVDILAYELEIVINRNTDPVDKLRDYILTKMATFRNLANFYHAIENDVTAVGFIDEVKIKYEQDEIRMIKRILIEGVRKNEFEIYDFNLAAIGITTAIKGLEMPLAAGNYSDVNLERSVDIILKIMCYGIMKR; this is encoded by the coding sequence ATGCAAAATTCAACGGAAACTGCGAATAAAAAGGATGTAAACAGGGAAAATATCCTGAAGATTGCCCGTGAAATTTTCAGCAAATACGGCTACAAAAAAACCACACTCGACGACATTGCCAATGCCGTTCGCAAAGGGAAAAGCTCGCTTTACTACTACTTTAAAAGTAAAGAAGATCTTTTTCAAGCAGTCATTATGAAAGAGGTTGATATTTTGGCTTACGAACTTGAGATTGTAATTAACAGAAACACCGATCCGGTGGACAAATTGCGCGATTACATTTTAACTAAAATGGCTACATTCCGCAATCTGGCAAATTTCTATCATGCCATTGAAAACGATGTTACCGCTGTTGGATTTATCGACGAGGTAAAAATAAAATACGAGCAAGACGAAATCCGGATGATTAAACGAATACTGATAGAAGGTGTTCGGAAAAATGAATTTGAAATTTACGACTTTAACCTCGCTGCCATTGGTATTACCACCGCCATTAAAGGATTGGAAATGCCACTTGCCGCAGGAAACTACAGCGATGTAAATCTGGAACGAAGCGTTGATATTATTCTTAAAATTATGTGCTACGGAATAATGAAAAGGTAG
- a CDS encoding family 10 glycosylhydrolase yields the protein MKKLLFLLIACLLVSFVVQAQPKYEFRAVWVATVVNIDWPSKPGLSTDAQKREIIDILNLHKSLGMNAIILQVRPAADAFYQSDLEPWSRYLTGVQGQAPLPFYDPLKFWIEECHKRGMELHAWLNPYRVAQNLNDPLSINHIAFRHPEWIIKYGNRLYFDPGLPQAREFVTNVVQDIVKRYDVDAIHFDDYFYPYPLKEEFPDTTSFKFYNRGFTAENKADWRRENVDITIKMLNDSIKATKPWVKFGISPFGVWRNKTDDPLGSDTKAGTTNYDQLYANIIKWQKEGWIDYTLPQLYWQIGHPTVDFQLLANWWKNHAYGRTMYIGQAPYKVSSTSQTKEWTEPDQLTKQIRILRSIPEIQGSSFYSSKWFNGDLLGLQDSLKLDFYKFPAIVPPMPWLDNQAPQPLVKIKKRGRKFKWTALETQNEMDKAWSFVLYLNEKGEKFDADNCKYIYDITKNQEIKLDRINHKKKKYELRISVLDRLSNESRLSAPIKVKL from the coding sequence ATGAAAAAGTTACTATTCCTTCTTATTGCGTGCCTTCTCGTTTCATTCGTGGTTCAAGCGCAACCAAAATACGAGTTTCGAGCCGTTTGGGTAGCTACGGTTGTTAACATCGACTGGCCTTCGAAACCGGGGCTAAGTACCGACGCCCAAAAACGTGAAATCATCGATATTTTAAATTTACATAAAAGTTTGGGCATGAATGCCATCATTTTGCAGGTGCGCCCCGCTGCCGATGCTTTTTATCAATCGGATCTGGAGCCATGGTCGCGTTACCTTACCGGTGTTCAGGGGCAGGCACCGCTACCTTTTTATGATCCGCTAAAATTCTGGATCGAAGAATGCCACAAACGCGGCATGGAACTGCATGCATGGCTTAATCCCTACCGAGTAGCACAAAATCTTAACGATCCACTTTCAATCAATCACATTGCATTTCGTCATCCTGAGTGGATTATAAAATACGGCAACCGATTGTACTTCGATCCGGGACTGCCACAAGCCAGAGAATTTGTTACTAACGTGGTGCAAGACATTGTTAAACGTTATGATGTTGACGCTATTCATTTCGACGACTATTTTTATCCTTATCCGTTAAAAGAAGAATTTCCTGATACAACATCGTTCAAGTTCTACAACCGTGGATTTACTGCTGAAAACAAAGCCGACTGGCGCCGCGAGAATGTAGATATAACCATTAAAATGCTGAACGACTCGATAAAAGCCACCAAACCCTGGGTTAAATTTGGGATCAGTCCGTTTGGTGTGTGGCGAAATAAAACCGACGACCCGTTGGGCTCTGATACAAAAGCCGGAACGACAAATTACGACCAATTATATGCCAACATTATAAAGTGGCAAAAAGAAGGCTGGATAGATTACACACTACCGCAACTGTACTGGCAAATCGGGCACCCCACTGTTGATTTTCAGCTACTGGCAAATTGGTGGAAAAATCATGCTTACGGACGTACCATGTACATTGGACAGGCTCCTTATAAAGTTAGCAGTACTTCGCAAACCAAAGAGTGGACAGAGCCTGACCAGCTTACTAAACAAATACGCATACTGCGCTCAATTCCCGAAATTCAAGGCTCATCATTTTACAGCAGTAAATGGTTTAATGGCGATTTACTGGGTTTACAAGACAGTTTAAAACTGGACTTCTACAAGTTTCCGGCTATCGTTCCGCCAATGCCCTGGCTCGATAATCAGGCACCACAACCACTTGTTAAAATTAAAAAACGGGGCAGAAAGTTTAAATGGACAGCCCTTGAAACGCAAAACGAAATGGACAAAGCCTGGAGTTTTGTGCTTTACCTGAATGAAAAAGGAGAAAAATTTGATGCGGATAATTGTAAATATATTTACGATATCACAAAAAATCAGGAAATAAAATTAGACCGGATAAATCACAAAAAGAAAAAATACGAACTGCGCATCTCGGTACTCGACCGCTTAAGTAACGAGAGTCGTTTATCAGCCCCCATAAAAGTCAAGCTCTAA
- a CDS encoding NAD-dependent epimerase/dehydratase family protein, producing MIFVTGGTGLVGAHLLYELCKAGKKVKALKRKTSNLEQVRKTFAYYTDDAQQLFETIEWVDGDILDYFSLEKLLKGVTEIYHCAAIVSFESKERQRMISNNVEGTANLVNAAIENGVKKICHVSSIAALGKMQNGDPVTEETNWVPSKKNSAYSESKFYSETEIWRGIEEGLDAIIVNPSIIFGPANWENGSAKIFKTIWDGMKFYTKGVTGFVDVFDVVRPMIKLMDAENFESCKNQRYILSAENLSYQQVFAQIAETLQKPKPTIWASDFLMGFVWRAATFASWFTRKPSLITREAATGRNAVNNFDGSKIFRMITHEYLPIAESIKKTASFLQADMK from the coding sequence ATGATTTTTGTAACAGGAGGTACTGGGTTGGTTGGAGCTCATTTGTTGTATGAGCTTTGTAAAGCGGGTAAAAAAGTAAAGGCTTTAAAACGTAAGACTAGTAATTTGGAGCAGGTTAGAAAAACTTTTGCTTACTACACCGATGACGCTCAGCAACTGTTCGAAACCATTGAATGGGTTGATGGCGATATTCTGGATTATTTTTCACTTGAAAAGTTACTGAAAGGCGTAACGGAGATTTACCATTGTGCGGCTATCGTTTCGTTTGAAAGTAAGGAACGGCAACGTATGATTTCAAATAATGTGGAGGGAACAGCCAATCTTGTTAATGCGGCCATCGAGAATGGTGTAAAAAAGATTTGCCATGTAAGCTCCATTGCTGCACTGGGAAAAATGCAAAATGGTGATCCGGTTACAGAAGAAACCAACTGGGTACCATCGAAGAAGAATTCGGCTTATTCGGAAAGTAAATTTTATTCTGAAACTGAAATATGGCGCGGAATAGAAGAAGGTTTGGATGCCATTATCGTAAATCCGTCGATTATTTTTGGCCCGGCCAACTGGGAGAATGGAAGTGCAAAAATCTTCAAAACCATTTGGGATGGGATGAAATTTTATACCAAAGGCGTTACCGGGTTTGTTGATGTTTTTGATGTTGTACGGCCCATGATAAAACTAATGGATGCGGAGAATTTTGAAAGTTGCAAAAATCAACGCTATATTTTAAGTGCGGAGAATTTGAGCTATCAGCAGGTATTTGCGCAAATTGCTGAAACATTGCAAAAGCCAAAACCAACGATTTGGGCAAGCGATTTTTTAATGGGTTTTGTTTGGCGGGCAGCTACTTTTGCCAGCTGGTTTACACGAAAACCATCGTTAATTACCCGCGAAGCTGCAACGGGTCGCAATGCTGTTAATAATTTTGATGGATCAAAAATCTTCCGAATGATTACTCACGAATATCTACCAATTGCGGAGTCGATCAAAAAAACGGCCAGTTTTCTGCAGGCAGATATGAAATAA
- a CDS encoding pyridoxamine 5'-phosphate oxidase family protein: protein MRTNFIEDRNEIDKVIRACKTCYFAMSVDDKPYVLPLNFALEGDTIILHSAMEGRMWETIKTNPQVCINWTLGEELAWQDVRVGCSYRVKSKTVNVEGKVEFIDDFDEKYRCLGLIMKQYSDKEFKFGTPAVKNVGVFKVHIENITGKEFGAKAPTPWKS, encoded by the coding sequence ATGCGAACAAATTTTATCGAAGACCGTAACGAAATCGACAAAGTAATCCGTGCATGCAAGACCTGTTATTTTGCTATGTCGGTGGATGATAAACCGTATGTTTTACCGCTGAATTTTGCATTGGAGGGCGACACTATTATTCTTCATTCGGCAATGGAAGGGCGCATGTGGGAAACCATAAAAACCAATCCGCAGGTATGCATAAACTGGACTCTGGGCGAAGAACTGGCCTGGCAGGATGTGCGTGTTGGCTGTAGTTATCGGGTAAAATCGAAGACAGTAAATGTGGAAGGCAAAGTGGAGTTTATCGACGATTTTGATGAAAAATACCGTTGCCTTGGATTGATAATGAAGCAATACAGTGACAAGGAATTTAAGTTCGGAACGCCGGCGGTAAAAAATGTCGGAGTTTTTAAAGTGCATATTGAAAATATTACAGGGAAAGAGTTTGGCGCAAAAGCTCCAACACCTTGGAAATCATAA
- the dnaG gene encoding DNA primase: MIDHATIDRIIDAAEISDVVGDFVTLRKRGVNMLGLCPFHNEKTPSFTVSPAKGIFKCFGCGKGGNSVNFIMEHENLTYPEALKWLAKKYNIEVQEEEETEEQKQLKDSRESLMIVSGFAQKFFTRYLWEENEGRTIGLGYFRERSFRDDILKKFEVGFAPDGKTPFTEAAQRQGYKLDFLEKTGLTIKRDEWLRDRFAGRVMFPIHNLAGRVIAFGGRILTNDKKTAKYLNSPESDIYHKSRVLYGIYQAKREMTRTDKCYLVEGYTDVMSLHQVGIENVVASSGTSLTPDQIRMVRRFTPNITIIYDGDAAGIKASLRGIDMVLEEGMNVKVLPLPDGEDPDSFAKKMGASGFQEYMEQNETDFIQFKTRLLLKSTENDPVAKARLISDVIRSVSVIPDSITRSVYIKECSRLLGVAEEVLYTEVRKQKHQQTEEFRKREFREQSRRQAAPPQPAQEESVVRPVKLFVEELEFLRFLLKYCSTDLFEEEDEETHETRTLLVGEFMIDELEADELVSENELFKKVFYEVRENLYKENFDPWKHFVYHPDASMSTFATDLLSEKYTESKRWTKAGAFTEKEEDILDVLIPRIVNEYKLRKIKLMMADIEKAIDKASADNDFDKVIEEQSTYMNLKRAEKELAKSLGSRTIN, encoded by the coding sequence ATGATTGATCATGCGACGATAGACCGGATTATTGATGCTGCAGAAATTTCAGACGTAGTAGGCGATTTTGTTACACTCCGAAAACGAGGCGTAAACATGCTTGGTTTGTGCCCGTTTCACAACGAGAAAACACCATCGTTTACCGTGTCGCCGGCCAAGGGAATTTTTAAATGTTTTGGATGCGGAAAGGGAGGAAACTCGGTGAACTTTATTATGGAGCACGAGAATCTTACTTATCCCGAGGCGCTGAAATGGCTGGCAAAAAAATACAATATCGAGGTTCAGGAGGAAGAGGAGACTGAAGAGCAAAAACAGCTAAAAGATTCGCGCGAAAGTTTGATGATAGTTTCCGGCTTTGCTCAGAAATTTTTTACCCGCTATTTGTGGGAAGAAAACGAAGGCAGAACTATTGGACTGGGCTACTTTCGCGAGCGTAGTTTTCGCGATGATATTCTGAAAAAATTCGAAGTTGGTTTTGCTCCTGATGGCAAAACACCATTCACCGAAGCGGCACAAAGACAAGGTTATAAGCTCGATTTTCTGGAGAAAACCGGATTAACCATAAAACGCGATGAGTGGTTGCGCGACCGTTTTGCCGGGCGTGTAATGTTTCCAATTCATAATCTGGCCGGGCGCGTAATTGCTTTTGGTGGTCGTATTCTAACAAACGATAAAAAAACGGCCAAATACCTTAATTCGCCGGAGTCTGATATTTACCACAAAAGCCGGGTGCTGTATGGAATTTATCAGGCCAAACGTGAGATGACCCGTACCGATAAATGTTACCTTGTTGAAGGATATACCGATGTAATGTCGTTACACCAGGTGGGCATCGAGAACGTTGTAGCTTCGTCGGGAACTTCGCTAACACCTGATCAAATCAGGATGGTACGCCGTTTTACGCCCAATATCACCATTATTTACGATGGCGATGCAGCGGGAATAAAAGCTTCGTTGCGTGGAATTGATATGGTTTTGGAAGAAGGCATGAATGTAAAAGTACTTCCATTGCCTGATGGCGAGGACCCTGATTCGTTTGCTAAAAAAATGGGGGCTTCCGGTTTTCAGGAATATATGGAGCAAAACGAGACTGACTTCATTCAATTTAAAACCCGACTGCTTTTAAAAAGTACCGAGAATGATCCGGTTGCCAAAGCGCGCCTGATTTCTGATGTTATCCGGTCGGTATCCGTAATTCCTGATTCCATTACCCGCTCGGTGTATATAAAAGAATGTAGCCGTTTGCTTGGTGTTGCCGAGGAAGTGTTGTATACCGAGGTACGGAAACAAAAACATCAACAAACCGAAGAATTCAGGAAAAGGGAATTTCGCGAGCAAAGTCGTCGGCAGGCTGCACCTCCGCAACCTGCGCAGGAAGAGTCGGTTGTTCGGCCTGTAAAACTTTTCGTAGAAGAACTGGAGTTTTTGCGTTTTTTGCTTAAATATTGTTCAACCGATTTGTTTGAAGAGGAGGATGAGGAAACGCACGAAACCCGCACTTTGTTGGTTGGAGAGTTTATGATTGATGAACTGGAGGCCGATGAGTTGGTGTCGGAAAACGAACTGTTTAAAAAGGTGTTTTACGAAGTGCGGGAGAATTTATATAAAGAAAACTTCGATCCGTGGAAGCACTTTGTTTATCATCCCGATGCTTCGATGAGCACATTTGCCACCGATCTGCTTTCCGAAAAATATACTGAAAGTAAACGTTGGACCAAAGCCGGTGCTTTTACCGAAAAAGAGGAGGATATTCTTGATGTTCTAATTCCCAGGATTGTGAATGAATACAAACTGCGGAAAATTAAGCTGATGATGGCCGATATTGAAAAGGCTATTGATAAAGCATCGGCAGACAACGATTTTGATAAAGTGATTGAAGAACAGTCGACATATATGAACCTGAAACGGGCTGAAAAAGAGTTAGCTAAAAGCCTCGGAAGCCGAACTATAAATTGA